The following are from one region of the Rhodopirellula sp. P2 genome:
- a CDS encoding DUF5722 domain-containing protein encodes MNLFLDWSPRQRRCFTPVVQNLLAVVVGLALTALLSVRAVAQTEPTVPPRTIPFSGDPTQLKHLEMEPADGAIAFQTTGNDPFIAFQIPPTPANQRRWILAMEVFCPQGIQNMQLFYGQPWTEQRRVDLPHLSRSEGWTTYTCDLSLGQPFLREDQPLWLRLDFGTVANKRFQIRNVVLRLETDFEFRQHQEKRERVEQLERLNEQIASYYQTPFPIDITTVEHTAGEILVAGKTVGELSTANLSLIARGLADISAIPAKVNSKTFLRSIRIGADGHFTVRIPAGKQSTLRDTGLRWQIVSISSQLDSDGIRSTTPFSAVHHVDRYDAAEAKQLAPTPKLQAAKGMTCLAELAPEHVEELGLAHGSVNLVLSNLVSLTPRPGFQPMKIRGRVRYVNQAAMRHLNHRVQKGRDAGLVMAAILLIPNSQTKSTKDAPSLEHPDADPAGTYTMPNLTDEASAQLYADTLDFLADRYSEGNLRIDHWIVHNEIDAGWQWTNMGEVPMHIYLDHYFRSMRMVDAATRRINPHARTFISLTHHWNLEDPPHWRWYASKNIMQALVRHGEVEGNFPWGLAHHPYPESLWESDTWNDNVEFSLDASMFTLKNWQVLDDWMHTERLRDPDGNVRAVLLSEQGFHASETDPEALEQQAAAVLYTFEQVRKCGSILAFDYHRPVDNRNEGGLHLGLRGLGSPEQPRGAAKPAWDAYKSIGTSSESNLRTRYQSHWKQ; translated from the coding sequence ATGAATCTGTTTCTCGATTGGTCGCCTCGCCAAAGACGATGTTTCACGCCCGTCGTTCAGAACCTTCTGGCGGTTGTCGTTGGCTTGGCTCTCACCGCCCTTTTGAGCGTCCGAGCGGTGGCCCAGACCGAGCCCACCGTTCCCCCACGAACCATCCCGTTTTCCGGTGACCCGACACAGCTCAAACACTTGGAAATGGAACCGGCCGACGGCGCGATCGCCTTTCAAACCACCGGCAACGATCCGTTCATCGCCTTCCAGATCCCGCCGACACCCGCCAATCAACGACGCTGGATTTTGGCGATGGAAGTGTTCTGCCCGCAGGGAATTCAGAACATGCAACTGTTCTACGGACAACCTTGGACCGAACAGCGTCGCGTTGACCTGCCCCATTTGAGTCGCTCGGAAGGCTGGACCACCTACACCTGTGACTTGTCCCTCGGGCAACCTTTTTTGCGTGAGGACCAGCCGCTCTGGTTGCGACTTGATTTCGGAACCGTTGCCAACAAACGTTTTCAAATTCGAAATGTGGTGCTGCGTTTGGAAACTGATTTTGAGTTTCGACAACACCAGGAAAAACGGGAACGCGTTGAACAACTGGAACGGCTCAACGAACAGATCGCATCCTACTATCAAACACCATTCCCGATCGATATCACTACCGTTGAACACACGGCGGGCGAGATTCTTGTTGCAGGCAAAACGGTCGGCGAACTCTCAACCGCCAACCTGAGTTTGATCGCGCGAGGGCTGGCAGACATTTCAGCCATCCCCGCGAAAGTGAATTCGAAAACCTTCCTTCGTTCGATTCGGATTGGTGCGGACGGTCACTTCACCGTTCGCATCCCGGCCGGCAAACAATCCACGCTTCGCGACACAGGGCTTCGCTGGCAAATTGTGTCGATTTCCAGCCAACTGGACTCGGATGGAATACGATCCACGACTCCGTTTTCAGCCGTCCACCACGTCGATCGCTACGACGCGGCAGAGGCCAAGCAGCTTGCGCCAACTCCCAAGCTGCAAGCCGCCAAAGGCATGACTTGTCTGGCCGAACTGGCGCCCGAACACGTCGAGGAACTCGGACTGGCCCACGGTTCAGTCAATCTTGTTCTGAGCAATCTGGTCTCGCTGACGCCTCGCCCTGGTTTTCAACCCATGAAAATTCGCGGCCGGGTGCGATATGTCAATCAAGCCGCCATGCGACACCTGAATCATCGCGTTCAAAAGGGACGCGACGCGGGCTTGGTGATGGCTGCGATCTTGTTGATCCCCAATTCTCAAACCAAGTCGACCAAGGATGCTCCCAGTTTGGAGCATCCTGACGCTGATCCCGCTGGCACGTACACGATGCCGAACCTGACGGACGAAGCATCCGCCCAACTGTACGCCGACACGCTCGACTTCCTGGCGGATCGCTACAGCGAAGGCAACCTTCGAATCGATCACTGGATCGTGCACAACGAAATTGACGCCGGATGGCAATGGACCAACATGGGCGAAGTCCCCATGCACATCTATCTTGACCATTACTTCCGCTCGATGCGAATGGTCGATGCCGCGACGCGACGCATCAATCCACACGCTCGCACCTTCATTTCGTTGACGCACCACTGGAACCTGGAAGATCCGCCGCATTGGCGCTGGTACGCGTCCAAAAACATCATGCAGGCGCTCGTCCGCCACGGTGAAGTCGAAGGCAATTTTCCGTGGGGACTGGCCCATCATCCCTACCCCGAAAGTTTGTGGGAATCCGACACCTGGAACGACAACGTGGAGTTCTCGCTCGATGCCAGCATGTTCACGCTGAAGAACTGGCAGGTGCTCGACGACTGGATGCACACCGAACGCTTGCGTGATCCCGATGGCAACGTGCGTGCGGTGCTGCTCAGCGAACAAGGGTTCCACGCCTCCGAAACCGATCCGGAAGCATTGGAACAACAAGCCGCCGCGGTGCTCTACACGTTCGAACAGGTTCGAAAATGCGGATCCATTCTCGCATTCGACTATCACCGCCCCGTCGACAATCGCAACGAAGGAGGCCTGCATTTGGGCCTGCGTGGGCTGGGTTCTCCCGAGCAACCACGCGGCGCGGCCAAACCCGCGTGGGATGCTTACAAATCGATCGGAACCTCCTCCGAATCAAACCTCCGCACCCGCTACCAATCTCATTGGAAACAATGA
- a CDS encoding phosphatidylserine decarboxylase family protein, whose product MASFLTSNASIPLDDPHPPSTDALAAEVPAMDPSLKSIQPGGGVVMSVELAWGRVRRAWLRAVRPKYVAKMRDRRQGHRGELPFDPVDSRDMKYYRNQDSYWWADADDPFLWRESLPFVRVGLAEMIVLTSFSVVLAILFGWFWWPLALPFLIAACLVAWFFRNPRRKVPDAIGTVVSPADGKLVEIAEVDDPVIGAAIRFRIFLSIFNVHANRIAMPGKVVRVRYRPGKSLNPLRSELSKENENMDVELECPEIGGRIVRIRQVTGQFARRIVCWARVGDVLQRGEIFGMIKLGSRTELVIPRDEALEIVAQVGEKVCAGSTVFARYQQG is encoded by the coding sequence ATGGCCAGCTTTTTGACCTCCAACGCTTCCATCCCGCTCGACGACCCGCATCCGCCGAGCACGGATGCGCTGGCGGCGGAAGTACCTGCCATGGATCCCTCGTTGAAATCGATCCAGCCCGGTGGCGGCGTGGTGATGTCCGTCGAGTTGGCATGGGGGAGAGTCCGGCGAGCATGGCTGAGAGCGGTCCGTCCCAAGTACGTGGCCAAAATGCGAGATCGCCGCCAAGGGCATCGCGGCGAGTTGCCGTTCGATCCGGTGGATTCGCGAGACATGAAATACTATCGCAACCAAGACAGTTATTGGTGGGCGGATGCCGATGACCCGTTTCTCTGGCGAGAGTCGCTGCCGTTTGTGCGGGTTGGGTTGGCCGAAATGATCGTGCTGACTTCCTTTTCGGTCGTCTTGGCAATTCTATTCGGGTGGTTCTGGTGGCCCCTGGCCTTGCCATTCCTGATCGCGGCTTGCCTGGTGGCATGGTTCTTTCGAAATCCACGCCGCAAAGTTCCGGATGCGATTGGCACGGTGGTGTCCCCCGCGGATGGCAAACTGGTCGAGATCGCTGAAGTGGATGACCCCGTCATTGGGGCTGCGATCCGTTTTCGAATCTTCCTGTCGATTTTCAATGTGCATGCCAATCGAATTGCGATGCCGGGAAAAGTCGTGCGGGTTCGCTATCGCCCGGGGAAATCTTTGAATCCGTTGCGTTCCGAATTGTCCAAAGAAAACGAAAACATGGACGTCGAATTGGAATGTCCTGAAATTGGCGGGCGAATTGTCCGGATTCGGCAGGTCACTGGTCAATTCGCGCGAAGAATTGTCTGCTGGGCTCGCGTGGGCGATGTTTTGCAACGCGGAGAAATATTCGGAATGATTAAACTGGGTTCGCGAACCGAGTTGGTGATCCCTCGCGACGAAGCCCTCGAGATCGTGGCTCAAGTCGGTGAAAAGGTGTGTGCCGGCTCGACTGTGTTCGCCCGTTATCAACAAGGTTGA
- the pssA gene encoding CDP-diacylglycerol--serine O-phosphatidyltransferase, whose protein sequence is MIEMSELKPRPPFLDDDSVDDESDLIQEEEFVDRSKFGRRRKRRSGKRRRLTLAVLPTLLTLGNGVCGLAAIAIAVSTGTLDWTPESKLFAAGLLIFGGMLFDALDGSAARLTGQASRFGAELDSLCDAVTFGVAPAVIVWRISDVLLQRLTWGIGVLFALCVLIRLARFNVETSEDDDHEGFEGLPSPAAAGTIAAFAIAIPDLADFAVGESYPDWIHSLAGIALDASHYVIPTLALVLAFLMVSRYEYPHVFAQLVRGRRAPHQIGQALFAVVGILLLHWVALPVVFCYFAFTSPIRSLLQRKQTPPGSSSPGSPSPSSAESG, encoded by the coding sequence TTGATCGAAATGAGCGAACTGAAACCACGACCACCCTTCCTGGACGACGACAGCGTCGACGACGAATCCGACCTCATCCAAGAGGAGGAGTTCGTTGATCGTTCGAAATTTGGACGTCGCCGCAAACGTCGCTCTGGCAAGCGTCGGCGGTTGACCCTGGCGGTGTTGCCCACGTTGTTGACGCTGGGCAATGGCGTCTGCGGATTGGCGGCGATCGCGATCGCGGTCAGCACGGGAACATTGGATTGGACACCGGAATCCAAACTCTTTGCGGCCGGGCTGTTGATCTTTGGCGGCATGTTGTTCGACGCCTTGGATGGGTCAGCGGCACGGTTGACCGGTCAAGCCAGTCGGTTTGGCGCGGAGTTGGATTCTCTCTGCGATGCGGTGACCTTTGGAGTTGCTCCGGCAGTCATCGTTTGGCGGATCAGCGACGTGTTGCTGCAACGTTTGACTTGGGGCATCGGCGTTCTGTTTGCACTCTGTGTGTTGATTCGGCTGGCTCGTTTCAACGTGGAGACCTCGGAAGACGACGACCACGAGGGTTTCGAAGGATTGCCCTCCCCCGCCGCAGCCGGAACAATCGCCGCCTTTGCGATCGCGATCCCTGACTTGGCAGATTTCGCAGTGGGGGAAAGCTATCCCGACTGGATCCATTCTTTGGCTGGCATCGCCTTGGACGCGTCGCACTATGTGATCCCAACCTTGGCGTTGGTGCTGGCGTTCCTAATGGTGTCCCGTTACGAGTATCCCCACGTGTTTGCTCAACTGGTTCGGGGACGACGAGCCCCGCATCAAATCGGGCAAGCGCTCTTTGCGGTCGTCGGAATTCTGCTGCTGCACTGGGTCGCGCTTCCGGTTGTGTTCTGCTACTTCGCTTTCACGTCGCCGATTCGATCTTTGTTGCAACGCAAGCAGACTCCTCCGGGTTCTTCGTCTCCGGGGTCTCCCTCGCCGTCGTCGGCTGAAAGCGGATGA
- the nadB gene encoding L-aspartate oxidase, giving the protein MITPRYLLPFDSRRALHRFTDVLVIGGGLAGLRAANAVEPNLSVLVVTKDELRESNSNYAQGGIAGVLDPEDCFDDHIRDTLIAGGNLCDPAVVARVIHEGPRRIEELIHWGTQFDKREGELALGREGGHSHERIVHAMGDATGREVMRAVIARSREAANIDIWENAFTVDLLSQEGRCHGALVVTPDGRPTMVWAKETILCTGGVGQVYRESTNPPVATGDGTSLAYRAGVQLRDMEFIQFHPTVLYIAGSSRSLITEALRGDGAYLRDATGHRFMPDYDSRGELAPRDVVSQSIVNQMNETAHPCVYLDLSHLNAEHVRTRFPGIAETCGKFGLDIATDRIPVRPGAHYMIGGVRVDMLGRTSLPGLWAAGEATSSGLHGANRLASNSLLEGLVYGAHAGEAASRSAAEGPHKMVARRIQHADHTLSESFDIADVRVSLKSLMGRLVGVQRDAEGLRQADSQIRSLAAYVMRHQFDKVEGWELQNLLLTAHCMASSALARTESRGVHLRSDFPEPDDENWRCHLNVQVDVDGGMPQKGEPMTSPVITRESTQANSTAD; this is encoded by the coding sequence ATGATCACTCCCCGGTATCTTTTGCCTTTTGATTCGCGAAGAGCCCTTCATCGTTTCACGGATGTGTTGGTCATCGGAGGTGGTTTGGCTGGCCTGCGTGCAGCCAACGCGGTGGAACCGAACCTTTCCGTTTTGGTCGTCACCAAGGACGAACTGCGCGAATCCAACAGCAACTACGCTCAAGGTGGCATCGCCGGGGTCTTGGATCCCGAGGATTGCTTTGATGATCATATCCGAGACACGCTGATCGCGGGCGGCAACCTTTGCGACCCCGCTGTTGTTGCTCGTGTTATTCACGAAGGTCCCCGACGAATCGAAGAACTGATTCACTGGGGCACCCAATTCGACAAACGCGAGGGCGAACTGGCGCTCGGCCGAGAAGGCGGGCACAGCCACGAACGCATCGTGCATGCGATGGGCGACGCGACCGGCCGGGAAGTCATGCGGGCTGTGATCGCTCGTTCACGTGAAGCCGCCAACATCGACATTTGGGAAAACGCGTTCACCGTCGATTTGCTAAGCCAGGAAGGTCGTTGCCACGGCGCACTCGTGGTCACCCCGGACGGCCGTCCCACGATGGTCTGGGCCAAGGAAACGATTCTTTGCACCGGCGGCGTTGGCCAAGTCTATCGCGAATCGACCAACCCTCCCGTTGCCACCGGTGACGGCACCTCGCTGGCTTACCGAGCGGGTGTCCAACTTCGCGACATGGAATTCATTCAATTCCACCCCACCGTCCTCTACATCGCTGGTTCCTCGCGATCGCTGATCACCGAAGCCCTGCGTGGCGACGGTGCCTACTTGCGAGACGCGACCGGACATCGGTTCATGCCCGACTACGACTCTCGTGGCGAACTGGCACCGCGGGACGTGGTCAGCCAATCGATCGTCAACCAAATGAACGAGACCGCGCACCCCTGCGTGTACTTGGACCTTTCGCATCTCAACGCGGAACACGTTCGCACTCGTTTCCCCGGCATCGCGGAAACTTGTGGCAAGTTTGGCTTGGACATCGCGACCGATCGCATTCCCGTTCGGCCCGGTGCCCACTACATGATTGGTGGTGTTCGAGTCGACATGCTGGGCCGAACCAGTCTGCCAGGATTGTGGGCGGCGGGCGAAGCCACCAGTTCTGGATTGCACGGTGCCAACCGGCTCGCCAGCAACAGTCTGCTGGAAGGATTGGTGTATGGGGCGCACGCCGGCGAAGCCGCCAGTCGCTCGGCAGCGGAAGGACCGCACAAAATGGTCGCCCGTCGCATTCAACACGCTGATCACACACTCAGCGAATCGTTCGACATCGCCGACGTTCGCGTCTCCCTGAAAAGCCTGATGGGTCGGTTGGTCGGTGTCCAACGTGACGCCGAAGGGTTGCGACAGGCGGACAGCCAAATCCGATCGCTCGCGGCCTATGTGATGCGACACCAATTCGACAAAGTGGAAGGCTGGGAACTCCAAAACCTGCTGCTGACCGCCCACTGCATGGCATCTTCGGCACTGGCTCGGACGGAGTCACGCGGCGTGCACCTTCGCAGCGACTTCCCGGAACCCGATGACGAGAACTGGCGTTGCCACCTCAACGTTCAAGTCGATGTGGACGGCGGCATGCCCCAAAAAGGCGAACCGATGACGTCTCCTGTGATCACCCGCGAATCAACGCAAGCCAACTCAACCGCCGATTGA
- a CDS encoding OprO/OprP family phosphate-selective porin — MSTAQERMVLGSGVAAQSPTEASLEQTWSEESIAGNAAENHSDEMSQQLAGLQAQIDELKQASKLSQEPVYIHAEESPAISCSPSASSKYPTARLTGFFQADTAWFHQSERNIAAVGDAEDGSDFRRARLAAVGNVWDNVGYSLEMDFGFPGRPSFMDVWVDMEDVIGDGNLRIGQFRQPIGMEGLTSVKELTFMERSLPFALIPFRQVGAVLYGTSSEDLMTWAVSGFRFPTDVYGGSVGENGGYGTAARVTGLLVDREPGNVRFHIGGAYSFIDPSNDLFQYRSQPEVFVSETGGGVPAATAVNTPFFVDTGLIDAEHTNLFGAELAASTGSFYAQSEYLVSVVDQIGGPTVALPGAYAYAGYFLTGEQRSYDKKNGVFGDVVPNGSVGKDGGIGAWELAVRYSYLDFNDANVQGGRLSDITAGVNWHWNPHTKFQFNYIHAMLDSPVNGDSDANIFAMRAHLDF; from the coding sequence GTGAGCACCGCCCAGGAACGCATGGTGCTGGGAAGCGGAGTTGCTGCACAGTCGCCCACAGAGGCTTCACTGGAACAGACATGGTCGGAGGAGTCGATTGCGGGAAACGCTGCGGAGAATCATTCGGATGAAATGTCCCAGCAGTTGGCAGGTTTGCAGGCTCAGATCGACGAATTGAAACAAGCTTCGAAACTTTCGCAGGAGCCAGTTTATATTCACGCGGAAGAGTCCCCTGCAATTTCTTGCAGTCCCTCGGCTTCCAGCAAGTATCCCACTGCGCGGCTGACCGGATTCTTCCAAGCCGACACCGCTTGGTTCCATCAAAGCGAGCGAAACATCGCTGCGGTGGGGGATGCGGAAGATGGCTCGGACTTTCGCCGAGCTCGATTGGCTGCGGTTGGGAATGTTTGGGACAACGTCGGCTACTCACTGGAAATGGACTTTGGTTTCCCGGGACGTCCGAGTTTCATGGACGTGTGGGTCGACATGGAAGATGTGATTGGCGATGGCAATCTGCGGATTGGCCAGTTCCGTCAACCGATCGGAATGGAAGGATTGACGAGCGTCAAAGAGTTGACGTTCATGGAACGGTCCTTGCCGTTTGCCTTGATTCCGTTCCGTCAGGTGGGGGCCGTCTTGTACGGCACCTCCTCAGAAGATTTGATGACTTGGGCGGTCAGCGGATTCCGTTTCCCCACCGATGTCTATGGGGGCAGTGTCGGTGAGAACGGTGGCTATGGCACAGCTGCCCGTGTGACCGGATTGCTGGTTGATCGCGAGCCGGGCAACGTTCGCTTCCATATCGGGGGAGCTTACAGCTTCATCGATCCTTCGAACGATCTGTTTCAATACCGCAGTCAGCCCGAAGTGTTTGTCAGCGAAACAGGTGGCGGCGTGCCGGCTGCCACTGCAGTGAACACTCCATTTTTTGTTGACACGGGCCTCATCGATGCGGAGCACACCAATCTGTTTGGTGCGGAACTCGCGGCGTCGACCGGATCGTTTTACGCCCAGTCAGAATACCTGGTCAGCGTGGTCGATCAGATTGGCGGGCCGACGGTTGCCCTGCCGGGTGCCTACGCCTACGCCGGCTATTTTCTGACTGGTGAGCAGCGTTCGTATGACAAAAAGAATGGCGTGTTTGGCGATGTGGTGCCCAATGGCAGTGTCGGCAAGGACGGCGGCATCGGGGCTTGGGAATTGGCGGTTCGCTACTCGTATCTGGACTTCAACGACGCGAATGTTCAGGGGGGTCGTTTGAGCGACATCACGGCAGGAGTCAACTGGCACTGGAACCCACACACCAAGTTCCAATTCAACTACATCCATGCGATGCTGGACAGTCCGGTCAATGGCGACAGCGACGCCAACATCTTTGCGATGCGTGCCCACCTGGATTTCTAA